A single window of Aspergillus flavus chromosome 4, complete sequence DNA harbors:
- a CDS encoding uncharacterized protein (expressed protein), with protein MARLLVIVLFYLAALVAGQHIHTHEERGRPMFWSKEELHSLCQNVVVSEQRPRQGKLQTFLRASCKTKKQAPASEPLVTSIINLDQCLGWDERQQNFTSKAGGMGIEKGECHSCRYYDYRQLFDPITRSFQCWCANVGGGQGVGAMLESPDNLTPSVLANFDMGKYISVADMRLLSN; from the exons ATGGCCCGACTTCTGGTTATCGTCCTCTTCTATTTAGCAGCTCTAGTTGCTGGTcaacacatacacacacatGAGGAAAGAGGCAGGCCCATGTTCTGGTCCAAGGAAGAATTGCACAGCCTGTGCCAGAACGTGGTAGTATCAGAGCAACGGCCACGACAGGGAAAACTACAGACCTTTCTAAGGGCAAGCTGCAAGACCAAGAAACAAGCTCCTGCATCGGAGCCCTTGGTAACCTCGATCATTAACCTAGACCAATGTCTTGGCTGGGACGAGCGGCAGCAGAACTTTACCTCAAAAGCAGG TGGAATGGGGATTGAGAAAGGCGAATGCCATAGCTGTCGCTACTACGACTACAGGCAGCTCTTTGACCCTATTACGCGCAGCTTCCAGTGCTGGTGCGCGAACGTGGGAGGGGGTCAGGGAGTGGGGGCAATGCTGGAATCTCCGGACAATCTTACACCTTCTGTTCTTGCAAATTTTGACATGGGTAAATATATCTCCGTGGCAGATATGAGACTACTTTCTAATTAG
- a CDS encoding putative DUF1212 domain membrane protein Prm10: protein MAGGYFDLPVASSRRSSVTEVPEGPGRSSAGPRVSSLPSPNNEAPQDRSMDLRGAQGRHRNAGILKNTNRVKFTVSEYGLGEVPSGSTSESLFDGRGSSLPQKPLPTASIPSTEKASAEPQSFPLVDINDSSPTGVTGRTIHSRASSPGFIGDNEVSYEKGRAIYSAQERAQRLASLLGRSSKSPKPSPRSSLPSSIASTPTEVALPSEDGDEIPMISLPEKQYDFFSDDEDNLIDKRQSTRTAEAHQLVRQMTRKDFNFFSRIRAPSPGLRSGQITPLEERDPDAYVERPSHYRGGILSTLLKLYDQPSQQNYSRGRYGHSRQSSSSGLSGRGLSPDPGWKPQRPRKWYEKSPNQSSISLSGSTAKNSSSSPIAMLKRSRSIGAIPGMPKRMGKPQLEDEIRVTVHIAELLSRQRYLLLLCRALMKYGAPTHRLEEYMRMSARVLEIDGQFLYMPGCMIISFDDASTHTTEVKLVRSHQGVDLSRLSDVHQIYKEVIHDVIGVEEATQRLEEIMKRPDKYPVWLLILIHGFASASVGPFAFNARPIDMPIAFVLGCLLGILQLVLSPRSYLYSNVFEISAAVLTSFLARAFGSIRYNGERLFCFSALAQSSIALILPGYMVLCASLELQSRSIVAGSVRMVYAIIYSLFLGFGITIGTAVYGLLDSDASSDYTCPASPITNEYLQHFPFVIPFTICLALVNHAKLKQIPVMIVIAFAGYVTNYFGSKRFYSSTQVSNALGAFVIGVMGNLYSRLRHGFAAAAMLPAIFVLVPSGLAASGSLISGIASAEQITSKITPYSVVANGTQGFVDAAKNMTTTTSNDQFHGVVFDIGYGMVQVAIGFTVGLFLAALVVYPLGKKRSGLFSF from the coding sequence ATGGCCGGTGGTTATTTCGATTTACCCGTCGCCTCCTCGAGGCGTTCGAGCGTCACTGAAGTACCTGAGGGGCCAGGTAGATCCTCTGCAGGGCCGCGTGTATCCTCCCTCCCCTCGCCCAATAATGAAGCGCCTCAGGACCGATCAATGGACTTGCGCGGAGCTCAGGGCAGGCATCGGAATGCCGGCATTCTCAAGAACACCAATCGCGTCAAGTTCACTGTTAGCGAGTATGGCCTGGGCGAGGTCCCCTCCGGATCGACGTCAGAGAGCCTGTTTGATGGAAGGGGCTCATCATTGCCGCAAAAGCCCTTACCCACCGCCAGCATTCCATCGACGGAGAAAGCATCCGCCGAGCCCCAATCGTTTCCCTTGGTTGATATCAATGATAGCTCACCAACGGGTGTCACCGGCCGAACGATCCACTCTCGGGCTAGCTCCCCAGGATTCATTGGGGACAATGAGGTCAGCTATGAGAAGGGGAGGGCCATCTACTCCGCACAAGAGAGAGCTCAGAGGCTCGCATCCCTCCTTGGTCGCTCCTCAAAGTCTCCGAAGCCAAGTCCTCGTTCAAGTCTGCCGTCATCAATAGCGTCCACACCTACAGAAGTGGCGCTACCCTCCGAGGATGGTGACGAGATACCTATGATCAGTCTTCCCGAGAAGCAATACGACTTCTtctccgacgatgaagacaacCTCATAGATAAGCGACAATCTACACGCACTGCAGAAGCTCATCAGCTAGTGCGACAAATGACTCGAAAGGACTTTAACTTTTTCTCGCGCATTCGCGCTCCCTCTCCCGGCCTCCGCTCTGGTCAGATCACTCCTCTTGAGGAGAGGGATCCTGACGCCTATGTCGAACGGCCATCTCACTATCGTGGCGGTATTCTCTCCACCCTTCTGAAGCTCTATGATCAACCTTCTCAGCAAAACTATTCTCGAGGCCGGTATGGTCACTCACGTCAAAGCAGTTCGTCAGGCCTTAGCGGGCGAGGCTTGTCCCCGGACCCTGGTTGGAAGCCCCAGCGGCCAAGGAAGTGGTACGAGAAATCTCCGAACCAATCCAGCATATCTCTGTCTGGGTCGACTGCCAAGAACTCCTCTAGCTCTCCCATTGCCATGCTCAAGCGGTCCCGGAGCATTGGTGCTATACCCGGCATGCCTAAGAGGATGGGGAAGCCACAACTGGAGGATGAGATCCGCGTCACCGTTCATATCGCCGAGCTCCTCTCCCGCCAACGTTATCTACTCCTGCTTTGCCGTGCATTGATGAAATACGGTGCACCTACACACAGGCTGGAAGAGTATATGAGGATGTCTGCGCGCGTTCTGGAGATCGACGGTCAATTCTTGTATATGCCGGGCTGTATGATTATTTCCTTTGACGATGCGTCTACCCACACTACCGAAGTCAAGCTGGTCCGCTCTCACCAGGGTGTTGACCTGAGTCGACTGTCCGACGTACATCAAATCTACAAGGAGGTGATTCACGACGTCATCGGCGTCGAGGAAGCTACGCAGCGGCTCGAGGAGATCATGAAGAGACCGGACAAGTACCCGGTTTGGCTCCTGATTTTGATTCACGGTTTCGCCAGCGCCAGCGTCGGGCCCTTTGCCTTTAATGCCCGCCCCATTGACATGCCCATCGCTTTCGTGTTGGGATGTCTCCTGGGTATTCTACAACTGGTCCTGTCTCCTCGGTCCTATCTCTACTCAAATGTTTTCGAGATCTCGGCAGCGGTCTTGACGTCATTCCTAGCCAGGGCTTTCGGAAGCATTCGCTACAACGGTGAACGtctcttctgcttctcagCTTTGGCGCAATCGTCGATTGCCCTCATCCTGCCCGGATACATGGTACTGTGCGCTAGCCTGGAGCTACAATCACGCAGTATCGTCGCGGGCTCCGTCCGCATGGTTTACGCCATCATCTACTCCCTGTTCCTTGGATTCGGTATCACAATTGGCACCGCTGTATATGGCCTCTTGGATAGCGACGCATCCTCCGATTACACATGCCCCGCCAGTCCGATCACCAACGAATACCTCCAACATTTCCCCTTCGTCATTCCTTTCACCATCTGCCTTGCCCTTGTCAACCACGCCAAGTTGAAGCAAATCCCGGTGATGATCGTCATTGCTTTCGCGGGGTATGTCACCAACTATTTCGGCTCCAAGCGATTCTATTCAAGCACACAAGTGTCCAATGCGTTGGGCGCCTTCGTGATCGGCGTCATGGGAAACCTCTACAGCCGACTGCGCCACGGATTCGCAGCGGCCGCAATGCTACCTGCtatctttgttcttgtccCATCCGGTCTTGCAGCCAGCGGATCCCTGATCTCCGGGATCGCATCGGCAGAGCAAATCACCAGCAAAATCACACCCTACTCTGTCGTTGCCAACGGCACACAGGGATTCGTGGATGCAGCAAAGAACATGACCACAACAACAAGCAACGATCAATTCCACGGAGTCGTCTTCGACATCGGATACGGCATGGTCCAGGTCGCAATCGGC